Proteins co-encoded in one Theileria equi strain WA chromosome 3, complete sequence genomic window:
- a CDS encoding LCCL domain-containing protein (encoded by transcript BEWA_010590A), with protein sequence MFSIFSRFCMRERGIVLIFLFFVSFNTLNFYKAEEWCRVSTNGAESKYEQCLPEDSSYTTYVIDIIPLISEDIYLTEDIIIKLNGTGKQTKPITIVTQDGTITRLSVDRIDVGDLTSIDINLSESNWGCEKITVFKGSKFWVFDCSPSGDLNSDDKTTRFLLSGNRIYTLSIQTGIQKDAGTNGTIGLTLIGSNGKTNEKKLSNSFDSGSYLTFQVKAADIGDLIGIVLSNDSKNSPWYCEDVRVLINDNVIKAFPIKRWIGEPYEAVIEITSEIGTSITNLSETSPIDIQCSTRAIDIYSETVTRNFNITVRCPINCQNDHLIHIEGSSLHPSSTSICASAIFDGVMSPSGGEVVVSVVKPVKKFFGGNNKEYNLFSEDYEPSADANYYSFFTFLNNSIDNIDTNVRLVDGFGMLSSFGRLEVLKNGRWGTVCKKGKSGIFDNNAARLVCNTLGFNKAIVINENCINVNNQNLCAPTGYDVSYAGITCLGNEDDINKCNLEDPSIDCKNHKDDVVIKCTNSPITNEIEYGTLRIVDATGAPSSTGTGRLEIYNNGFGSICNEFWTKTAEKIACLEMGYSGVRNGGISDRTCSDFNGINLCAPISKRIAANSFKCIGTENRLKQCFHDSNDDIYCTHDQDVIISCTGNGDPSEFRHKRRAEAFTPTMKKIGKTINLTCYDNFLSHSEFKNDIGKYVLAFCPNDCMDEPSPIKGTFIYTSDSSICKAAIHSGVIDNNGGEIVVITGINQPMFYGSSMNGITSISVSRDGDDPKMRSFMISKATKFIMSNQIKSKPKKGTHLVNPIKPASEKSTVYVPSKFTWIPDIGWKGFNGKSSDFITTKDMPGDKLIKAFKDFTFIVTLVPTGGNGKWNTIFSFQNCGGLTCVIDNFGEIILQENCKAHLLKTSYFPATGKQIHLAIMYYNLTRDLCMFVNGEMVVNETTEFDFDLQGELIIGKAGDTDSDYFIGQITSFEAYGYTISPEQIRHNMLERNNNFYEHLSKVRVTMEGNVCLSKCIKRSTIPIKDKNINVTNPAISLGCADTLHNENFNGPIGKQFLVSCTKSCIDANVPVKGSKIYTSDSSICKSALHAGVIPKEGGELIVTTLYGFASYDNCHGHFGTVISYSVYMIFRNNEPEIKRTVSEVVLGAQSTSTSTPILYRCLWFRYCTSYVPILNVLGVYSPISSLCQAAIHSGKMDNSGGEVEIEVKGKMNNFQSNNSNGILSRSSGQYLKSFSVIESTKK encoded by the exons ATGTTCTCCATATTCTCGAGGTTCTGTATGAGAGAACGCGGTATAGTCCTGATTTTCTTATTTTTTGTTTCTTTTAATACTTTGAATTTTTACAAAGCTGAAGAATGGTGTAGAGTAAGCACAAATGGTGCAGAATCTAAATATGAACAATGTCTACCTG AAGATAGTTCATATACCACCTATGTTATTGACATAATACCTTTAATATCGGAAGATATCTATCTGAC TGAGGATATCATTATCAAGCTAAACGGCACtggaaaacaaacaaaACCAATCACTATAGTCACGCAAGATGGAACTATAACAAG GTTGTCTGTTGATCGTATTGATGTTGGTGATCTGACTTCCATTGATATAAATCTCAGTGAATCTAATTGGGGTTGTGAAAAAATAACCGTTTTCAAGGGCTCAAAATTTTGGGTTTTTGACTGCTCACCATCGGGAGATTTAAACAGTGATGATAAAACAACACGGTTTCTCTTGTCTGGAAATAGGATATACACCTTGAGTATACAAACCGGTATTCAAAAGGATGCAGGAACAAATGGAACAATAGGGCTTACTTTGATTGGTTCAAATGGAAAGACTAACGAAAAAAAATTGTCTAATTCATTCGACTCTGGGTCCTATCTAACGTTTCAAGTAAAGGCAGCAGATATTGGTGATCTCATCGGAATTGTACTTTCTAATGATTCAAAAAACTCTCCATGGTATTGTGAAGATGTTAGAGTGCTAATAAATGACAATGTTATTAAAGCATTTCCAATAAAACGGTGGATTGGTGAACCTTACGAAGCTGTAATAGAGATAACCTCAGAAATCGGGACAAGTATTACTAACTTGAGTGAAACTTCCCCTATTGATATACAATGCAGTACTCGTGCTATAGATATATATTCTGAGACAGTAACAAGAAATTTCAATATTACTGTTAGATGCCCAATTAATTGTCAAAACGATCATCTCATCCACATAGAAGGGTCATCATTGCATCCATCTTCTACATCCATATGCGCATCAGCTATTTTTGATGGCGTTATGTCTCCATCAG GGGGTGAAGTTGTAGTCTCAGTGGTAAAACCAGTAAAGAAGTTCTTTGGAGGTAACAACAAAGAATACAATTTATTCTCTGAGGATTATGAACCATCTGCAGATGCGAACTACTATAGTTTCTTcacatttttaaacaatAGTATTGATAACATCGATACAAATGTGCGATTGGTTGATG GTTTTGGAATGTTGAGCTCATTTGGAAGACTTGAAGTACTTAAGAATGGTAGATGGGGAACTGTTTGCAAAAAGGGAAAATCTGGCATATTTGATAACAATGCAGCAAGATTAGTTTGCAATACTCTAGGGTTTAATAAAGCAATAGTTATCAATGAAAACTGCATCAATGTGAACAATCAGAATCTATGTGCTCCTACCGGATATGATGTTTCATATGCAGGAATAACATGTCTTGGTAATGAGGATGATATTAATAAATGTAATCTTGAGGATCCAAGTATAGATTGCAAGAATCACAAAGATGATGTTGTTATTAAATGTACGAACTCCCCTATTACAAATGAAATCGAGTATGGAACTTTGAGGATTGTAGATGCTACAGGTGCACCGTCCTCAACCGGAACTGGTAGACTAGAAATCTATAATAACGGTTTTGGTAGTATTTGTAACGAATTTTGGACAAAGACTGCCGAAAAAATAGCATGCCTGGAAATGGGATATTCTGGAGTTAGAAATGGAGGAATATCCGATAGAACCTGTTCAGATTTCAATGGAATTAATCTTTGTGCTCCAATTTCAAAAAGGATAGCTGCTAATAGTTTTAAGTGTATAGGAACAGAAAATCGTTTGAAGCAATGCTTTCACGACTcaaatgatgatatttATTGTACTCATGATCAAGATGTTATTATTTCGTGCACTGGCAATGGTGATCCCAGTGAATTCAGGCACAAACGGCGCGCAGAAGCATTCACACCAACTATGAaaaaaattggaaaaaCAATAAATTTAACATGTTATGACAACTTCCTATCACATTCTGAATTCAAAAATGATATCGGAAAATATGTTTTAGCGTTCTGCCCAAACGATTGTATGGATGAACCCTCCCCTATAAAAGGCACTTTTATTTACACTAGCGACTCATCAATATGTAAAGCAGCCATTCACTCAGGGGTTATAGATAATAATGGTGGAGAGATTGTAGTCATAACTGGTATCAATCAACCCATGTTTTATGGCTCATCCATGAATGGCATTACAAGCATAAGTGTGTCAAGAGATGGTGATGATCCAAAGATGCGTTCTTTTATGATTTCTAAGGCTACAAAATTTATTATGTCTAACCAAATAAAGTCAAAACCTAAAAAGGGAACTCACCTCGTAAACCCTATTAAACCAGCATCCGAAAAGTCCACTGTATATGTACCATCCAAGTTTACTTGGATTCCAGATATAGGATGGAAAGGTTTTAACGGTAAATCAAGTGATTTCATAACTACAAAAGATATGCCTGGCGATAAACTTATAAAGGCGTTCAAGGACTTTACATTCATAGTTACTCTTGTCCCTACGGgtggaaatggaaaatggaataCAATTTTCTCTTTTCAGAACTGTGGTGGATTGACATGTGTTATTGACAACTTTGGTGAAATAATCTTACAGGAAAATTGCAAAGCACATCTTCTGAAGACGTCTTATTTTCCGGCTACAGGAAAACAAATTCACCTTGCTATAATGTACTATAATCTAACAAGAGATCTTTGCATGTTTGTAAATGGAGAAATGGTTGTCAATGAGACAACGGAATTCGATTTCGATTTGCAAGGTGAGCTGATAATCGGAAAGGCAGGTGATACCGATTCCGACTATTTTATCGGCCAAATCACTTCGTTTGAAGCATACGGTTATACTATATCACCGGAGCAGATAAGACATAATATGCTTGAACGTAATAACAATTTTTATGAACACCTATCAAAGGTTCGTGTAACCATGGAAGGGAATGTATGTTTAAGCAAATGCATCAAAAGATCAACTATCCCAatcaaggataaaaatattAATGTAACGAATCCAGCGATCTCACTTGGTTGTGCAGATACGCTTCataatgaaaattttaatgggcCAATTGGAAAACAATTCTTAGTATCATGTACTAAATCATGCATTGACGCAAATGTTCCTGTGAAAGGAAgtaaaatttatacatcTGACAGTTCTATATGTAAATCAGCACTTCATGCCGGTGTTATACCAAAAGAAGGAGGTGAACTTATTGTTACAACTTTATATGGGTTCGCTAGCTACGACAACTGCCATGGCCACTTTGGTACAGTTATCAGTTATAGCGTATATATGATATTCAGGAATAACGAGCCAGAAATCAAACGTACCGTATCTGAGGTCGTTCTCGGTGCACAGAGCACCTCAACTTCTACACCTATCTTGTACAG ATGTCTATGGTTCAGGTATTGTACAAGTTATGTGccaattttaaatgtatTAGGTGTATACAGTCCTATTTCATCACTGTGCCAAGCTGCAATACACTCTGGAAAGATG GATAACAGTGGTGGTGAGGTCGAAATTGAAGTTAAAGGAAAGATGAACAATTTCCAGTCAAACAATTCAAATGGAATCCTATCACGTTCTAGTGGGCAATACCTCAAAAGTTTTTCAGTCATTGAATCGACGAAAAAATAA
- a CDS encoding radical SAM enzyme, Cfr family domain-containing protein (encoded by transcript BEWA_010600A): MDRSARFGMIHRYAKENALPSYRVTQVFQSIYKNKTPDFLSMYHIPKVVRHGLNECFEGSLLSITPITESKAESAHKVLFKNRDNTRIESVLLYFKSHKSLCISSQVGCAHACSFCATGKIGLKRNLTVDEITDQILYFQQRGHKIDSISFMGMGEPLSNPNVFRSIKVLTDRNYFAISPRRINISTVGILPGIKKLNKEQPFVNFAYSLHSPYTHERNEMVPANRIYPFQEAYELMDERIRQTGKRIWISYVLMKDKNDSKDHAKELVSIIKNRPEDSRYLYHVNLIPYNSARAVEGIEKLDDDRSLIFQKILEKNKVSCSYRNYYGRSIDAACGQLYADYEVKDKL, from the exons ATGGATAGGTCAGCAAGATTTGGAATGATTCACAGATATGCGAAAGAAAATGCCTTGCCTTCATACAGGGTAACTCAAGTATTCCAATCtatatataaaaataagaCACCTGACTTTTTGTCAATGTATCATATACCGAAGGTAGTAAGGCATGGATTGAATGAGTGCTTTGAAGGTTCTTTATTATCAATAACTCCTATAACTGAAAGTAAAGCGGAAAGTGCACATAAAGTTCTGTTCAAAAACAGAGATAATACTCGAATAGAATCTGTTCTCCTCTATTTTAAAAGTCATAAGTCACTCTGTATTTCTAGCCAA GTCGGATGCGCGCATGCTTGTTCTTTCTGTGCAACAGGAAAGATTGGATTAAAGAGAAATCTAACAGTTGATGAAATCACTGATCAAATATTATACTTTCAACAACGCGGGCATAAAATAGACAGTATCTCATTCATGG GAATGGGAGAACCGTTATCTAATCCAAATGTCTTCCGATCAATAAAGGTGTTGACGGACAGGAATTACTTTGCAATATCACCCAGAAGAATAAATATATCCACTGTAGGAATACTGCCAGGAATCAAAAAATTGAACAAAGAGCAACCATTC GTTAATTTTGCGTACTCATTACATTCCCCGTATACGCACGAAAGGAATGAAATG GTACCAGCAAATAGAATTTATCCATTTCAAGAGGCATACGAACTAATGGATGAGAGAATTAGGCAAACTGGTAAAAGAATCTGGATCTCGTACGTTCTAATGAAAG ACAAGAACGATAGTAAAGACCATGCTAAAGAATTGGTTTctatcattaaaaatagaCCGGAGGATAGTAGATACTTATATCATGTGAATTTAATACCATATAACTCAGCACGTGCCGTAGAAGGCATTGAAAAGCTAGATGATGATAGGTCACTAATTTTTCAGAAAATTCTTGAAAAAAACAAAGTTTCCTGCTCATACAGAAATTATTATGGAAGGAGTATAGATGCAGCTTGTGGGCAACTATATGCAG ACTACGaagtaaaggataaattgTAG
- a CDS encoding hypothetical protein (encoded by transcript BEWA_010610A), whose amino-acid sequence MWLSTRKDHLDDGVPPNRAPCISLTIFFNTSLRLGFLIQLASFFALNFLYYSYDGKGVFSYDLSGLPESSRLDPTFRLYLTIFSMMYMLGSLCLICFQVILADDAGWARGYRSGSKILRLAAFLDTISSTLQFIFYLYIAKFYTQRWYINLNEGSSELVFLVFTRIIHAFACILYGLACYLLEVYHDEGAGDLHAYLNGVCFVLTGFSEFLVLLFRIGTIYTPFLLFSLSAVTLWSFYFEPEVTYISPSLQETELTNDVEQQVEKFTRMTPSSQVPYY is encoded by the exons ATGTGGTTATCAACGAGAAAGGATCATTTGGATGATGGAGTTCCTCCAAATAGAGCTCCCTGTATTTCCCTTActatattttttaataCATCATTAAGACTCGGGTTTTTAATACAATTGGCTTCATTTTTTGCACTAAattttttgtattataGCTATGATGGTAAAGGCGTGTTCAGTTATGATCTTTCTGGCCTGCCTGAGTCAAGCCGTTTGGATCCAACTTTTAGATTGTATTTGACAATATTTTCAATGATGTACATGTTAGGATCATTATGTTTGATTTGCTTTCAGGTGATACTAGCTGATGATGCAGG TTGGGCTAGAGGGTATCGCTCTGGTTCAAAGATCCTGCGTTTAGCAGCTTTTCTTGATACCATAAGCTCAACCTTGCAATTTATTTTTTACCTCTACATTGCGAAATTTTACACCCAAAGATGGTATATTAATCTCAATGAGGGCAGTAGTGAACTGGTATTTCTCGTATTTACAAGAATCATACACGCTTTTGCGTGTATCCTATACGGTCTAGCTTGTTATCTCTTGGAGGTTTATCATGATGAAGGTGCTGGTGATTTACATGCCTATCTCAATGGTGTCTGTTTTGTTTTAACAGGCTTTTCTG AATTCTTGGTACTTTTGTTTAGAATTGGAACAATCTACACTCCATTTTTGTTGTTTTCTCTTTCGGCAGTTACTCTTTGGTCCTTTTATTTCGAACCCGAGGTCACATATATATCACCATCACTGCAGGAGACTGAACTAACCAACGACGTAGAACAACAGGTCGAAAAATTTACCAGAATGACTCCATCTAGCCAGGTACCATATTATTAA
- a CDS encoding vacuolar protein sorting 29, putative (encoded by transcript BEWA_010620A) gives MDITKNDGDLGELLMILGDLYVPNRSLVLPLCFKKLLKTDKIKRVICTGNVGSKEMYDELLEISPTLHIVQGDYDIRSKYPEQLIISIGNYKIGVINGYQIPSWGNKELLLKRAMEMEVDLLIHGHSHISDIYKYSGKVFVNPGSATGAFQPWQPNAIPTFMLMAIQGQKIVIYVYEDHNGEAQVIMTEVDQLENEKVIETSAQLVMPQVNLDINHHEVH, from the exons atggatataacTAAAAACGACGGTGACTTGGGTGAACTATTGATGATTTTGGGGGATTTGTATGTCCCAAATAGGTCTTTGGTTCTTCCATTATGTTTCAAAAAACTTCTAAAAACAGACAAAATTAAGAGAGTTATATGTACCGGTAATGTTGGATCAAAAGAGATGTACGATGAACTCCTAGAGATATCACCGACTTTACACATTGTACAAGGAGATTATGATATTAGATCCAAATATCCTGAACAACTAATAATCAGTATAG GAAATTATAAAATCGGTGTTATAAATGGGTACCAAATACCCTCTTGGGGGAATAAGGAGCTATTACTCAAACGTGCGATGGAAATGGAAGTGGACTTGTTAATTCATGGGCACAGTCATATAAGTGATATTTATAAGTACTCTGGGAAAGTCTTTGTAAATCCTGGCTCAGCAACTGGTGCATTCCAACCATGGCAACCAAACGCAATACCCACATTCATGCTTATGGCTATCCAAGGTCAAAAGATAGTCATATATGTGTATGAAGATCACAATGGTGAGGCTCAAGTAATAATGACGGAAGTGGATCAATTGGAAAACGAAAAGGTCATAGAGACATCGGCTCAGCTCGTGATGCCACAGGTAAATCTAGACATAAACCATCATGAAGTACATTAA
- a CDS encoding ATP-dependent Clp protease ATP-binding subunit, putative (encoded by transcript BEWA_010630A): MNYSRCKFLVLIFWIVNHSLHSGCFKLTRLNRDFTHSPLYKGELCKSKYCSGHYSIRSRVIGPLFLNFDNFSDNAVKVLMLSQEEARMTSQPQIETAHIFQGLVCLNKGLASKVLTNFGVNVTNAREASKQSLLDREQPSEVDEMLTFSHSSKKALELSSSEAERLGNLTIETEHILLGLLSVEDEIIRSMLKILNICSESIVEAILKGIAEQREQVIKKNSEKAPNNLTTYVYMSAQGVGRTELMQSSISLFTVDLTEKAERGLLPTVIHRDNEIERSIITLSRKTKRNPILIGEPGVGKTAIVEGIAMKILKGNLPPHMTGKRVLQLEIGLLIAGTKFRGQFEERLTKLIDEIKSLGNIILVIDEAHMLVGAGSGDGALDAANLLKPSLSRGDIQCIAITTPKEYKKYFEKDAALSRRFQPIFINEPSDDETLKILNELSITYGNFHKVKYTSEAVDMAVKYSKQFINDRYLPDKAIDILDESGSLAKIQYQKRGSEDDIDETTKGENTGLENKTPNENTSTYNSCNLDTNNQVNIESPNNILGLVTQEHVSEVVSLWTGIPLKRLTRDEMECIRNMESELHKMIVGQDEAVKNICKAIRRAKTHIKNPQRPIGSFLFCGPPGVGKSEVAKSLTKYIFAKENLIRVDMSEYSESHSISRILGSPPGYKGHDSGGQLTEKIRHNPYSVIMFDEIEKAHSDILNILLQILEDGNVTDAKNQMVSFKNTIIIMTSNLGSNVIQRASKVSNTFGFNVDSNCSTDYTKMKAIVLEELKSHLLPELINRIDDIILFKPLTDTELYEITGIMLEDLVKRVHNAGITIEFDDKLRNHILKLPRDENCGARPLRRIITNFLEDKLVDFVLSREFDSKMKYLVTIESDDVKFIKHEDVVNNVKCHQMEEITVSTK, translated from the exons ATGAATTATTCACGTTGCAAATTTCttgttttaatattttGGATTGTAAATCATTCATTACACTCTGGATGCTTTAAATTAACACGGCTTAATCGAGattttacacattctcCACTCTATAAGGGTGAATTGTGTAAAAGTAAATATTGTTCTGGACATTACTCGATTAGAAGTCGTGTAATAGGAccattatttttaaattttgaTAATTTTAGTGACAATGCTGTGAAGGTATTGATGTTATCGCAGGAGGAAGCCAGAATGACCTCTCAACCGCAAATAGAGACTGCGCACATTTTTCAAGGATTAGTTTGTTTGAATAAGGGTTTAGCTTCTAAAGTTCTTACTAATTTTGGAGTTAATGTCACCAACGCCAGGGAAGCTTCTAAGCAATCTTTGCTCGATAGAG AACAACCTAGTGAAGTAGATGAAATGCTCACATTTTCACATTCTTCTAAGAAGGCTCTAGAGCTTTCATCTTCCGAAGCTGAACGTCTAGGAAACTTGACGATAGAAACCGAACATATACTCTTAGGATTGCTGAGCgtagaagatgaaataatTAGATCCATGCTAAAAATATTGAATATCTGCTCAGAATCTATCGTAGAAGCAATACTAAAGGGTATTGCGGAACAGAGGGAGCAAGTAATAAAGAAAAATAGCGAGAAAGCACCGAATAATCTTACAACATATGTCTATATGTCCGCCCAAGGAGTTGGTCGTACAGAATTAATGCAATCTTCGATATCATTATTCACAGTGGATCTGACTGAAAAAGCTGAACGTGGATTATTGCCTACAGTTATACACAGAGATAATGAAATTGAGAGATCCATTATAACTCTATCGAgaaaaaccaaaagaaaTCCCATACTTATTGGTGAACCAGGTGTTGGTAAAACAGCCATAGTTGAAGGAATCGCCATGAAAATACTGAAGGGGAATCTCCCTCCACATATGACTGGTAAAAGAGTTTTACAACTTGAAATTGGATTATTAATTGCTGGAACCAAATTCAGGGGGCAATTTGAAGAGAGGCTAACAAAGCTTATAGATGAAATAAAGTCTTTAGGTAACATAATTTTGGTTATAGATGAAGCACATATGTTAGTTGGTGCGGGATCTGGTGACGGTGCTCTTGATGCTGCGAATTTGTTAAAACCATCTCTTTCAAGAGGTGATATACAATGCATCGCAATTACTACCCCAAAAGAATACAAGAAATATTTCGAAAAG GATGCGGCGTTGTCCAGAAGATTCCAGCCAATTTTCATAAATGAACCCAGTGACGATGAAACCCTTAAAATCTTAAATGAGCTAAGTATAACTTACGGAAATTTTCACAAAGTAAAATATACATCAGAAGCAGTTGATATGGCTGTAAAATATTCGAAACAATTCATTAACGATCGGTATCTGCCTGATAAGGCAATAGATATATTGGATGAATCTGGATCATTAGCAAAAATACAATATCAAAAAAGGGGTTCTGAAGACGATATTGATGAAACTACAAAAGGTGAAAATACTGGACTGGAAAATAAAACTCCAAATGAAAACACTTCAACTTACAATTCCTGCAACTTAGATACTAATAACCAAGTAAACATTGAATCACCAAATAATATTCTCGGATTAGTGACTCAGGAACATGTCTCTGAAGTTGTATCATTATGGACTGGAATACCTTTGAAAAGACTCACAAGAGACGAAATGGAATGTATCAGAAATATGGAATCTGAACTTCATAAGATGATAGTTGGTCAGGATGAAGCGgttaaaaatatttgcaaGGCAATAAGACGTGCAAAGACACACATTAAGAATCCACAAAGGCCTATTGGAAGTTTTCTATTTTGTGGGCCTCCCGGTGTTGGAAAATCAGAAGTGGCAAAATCActtacaaaatatatattTGCCAAGGAAAACCTCATAAGAGTGGATATGTCAGAATATAGTGAATCACACAGTATAAGTAGAATATTAGGGAGTCCACCTGGATACAAGGGACATGATTCTGGTGGACAATTGACAGAGAAGATACGGCATAATCCCTACTCTGTTATCATGTTTGACGAGATTGAGAAGGCACATAGTGATATACTGAATAttcttctccaaattttggaagatgGTAATGTAACAGATGCTAAAAATCAAATGGTTTCGTTTAAGAATACGATTATCATAATGACTAGCAATCTAGGATCCAATGTTATTCAAAGAGCATCCAAAGTTTCCAATACGTTTGGGTTTAATGTAGACAGTAACTGTTCAACAGATTATACTAAGATGAAGGCGATTGTGTTGGAAGAACTCAAGTcacatcttcttccagagCTAATAAACAGAATCGACGATATAATACTCTTCAAACCACTTACCGATACAGAATTATACGAGATAACCGGTATCATGCTAGAGGATTTGGTTAAAAGGGTACACAATGCGGGCATAACTATAGAATTTGATGACAAACTCAGAAACCACATACTTAAACTACCAAGGGATGAAAATTGCGGAGCCAGACCACTTAG GCGCATAATTACAAACTTTCTGGAGGATAAACTGGTTGATTTCGTTTTATCACGAGAATTTGACAGTAAAATGAAATATCTGGTTACAATCGAATCTGACGATGTAAAGTTTATCAAACATGAAGATGTAGTTAATAACGTAAAGTGTCATCAAATGGAAGAGATTACAGTTTCCACGAAATAG
- a CDS encoding pentatricopeptide repeat domain-containing protein (encoded by transcript BEWA_010640A), translating to MNLIPFCIFLIIEGPNNTYSIRSTFTDRCPGSKKQQSFLINKQDSISGDRLRSYYGSTNLYISKYLLRNESEEKLMHDTNHSSKEENLNYVTDEDTWNMTVAISQSNTIGLDWVKVIETLQTSPNCSVDPLTIAYNSALSAAERNMNADLSLSILSEMKRSDKKIIDAVSYKCAILSCTKADRVKEAMELYKEMLESGLTTDHGTIRSLLWLLSRHGHGDFSLKLLETLKKIAYICNNKQILIQNDYVYTIESCIKTEMFTVASNIYQELKSLKSFQMTKHLFDSVMKICYHTSNYNLAIEVYSDIMKERTFYFGIAEYHILMNILLMNHQFEQINYIWKDILNSGITLDYTICNIALQSYSTSGNFEESLEILNIMEGRNFLSGNFQPYLLAIKSCEQCGEWKLATKILRMAQCYNGYCTIELYNAVLLVCSIAQEWETMLSLCEEIEAKSSKEMKDDGRNVLLQLNGDTIAYMMMCYYHTDEVKKLKSLSALCVPDTRLLVKIRNAIST from the exons ATGAATTTAATTCCATTTTGTATCTTTTTAATTATAGAAGGACCGAATAATACTTACTCTATAAGGTCGACTTTTACAGACAGGTGTCCAGGTTCGAAGAAGCAACAATCCTTTTTAATAAACAAACAAGACTCTATTTCTGGGGATAGATTGAGAAGTTATTATGGTTCAACTAATCTATACATATCCAAGTATCTGCTCAGAAACGAATCTGAGGAGAAACTTATGCATGATACTAACCATAGctcaaaggaagaaaatttGAACTATGTCACAGATGAAGATACATGGAATATGACAGTTGCCATTTCTCAAAGTAATACTATTGGTCTAGATTGGGTTAAGGTTATAGAAACACTTCAAACGTCACCTAACTGCT CTGTCGACCCACTAACTATTGCTTACAATTCAGCATTATCAGCAGCAGAAAGGAATATGAATGCAGATTTATCCCTATCCATACTTTCggagatgaaaaggtcTGATAAAAAAATAATCGATGCCGTTAGTTATAAATGCGCAATACTATCATGCACCAAGGCTGATCGTGTAAAGGAAGCTATGGAGCTGTATAAAGAAATGTTGGAATCTGGATTGACGACAGATCATGGAACCATAAGAAGTTTACTCTGGTTATTATCTAGACATGGCCATGGTGATTTCTCCCTTAAACTTTTAGAGACCTTGAAGAAAATAGCATATATATGCAACAATAAACAGATCCTTATTCAAAATGATTATGTTTATACTATTGAATCGTGTATTAAAACAGAAATGTTTACAGTAGCATCTAACATATACCAAGAATTAAAATCGCTAAAGTCTTTTCAAATGACCAAACACTTATTTGATTCCGTAATGAAAATATGCTATCATACATCAAATTATAATCTTGCTATCGAAGTTTATTCCGATATAATGAAGGAACGAACTTTTTATTTCGGCATCGCGGAGTACCACATTTTAATGAACATCCTTTTGATGAATCATCAATTTGAGCAAATCAACTATATTTGGAAAGATATATTGAACAGTGGAATAACTTTGGACTATACTATATGTAACATTGCTTTACAATCATACTCCACTAGtggaaattttgaagaATCATTGGAAATTCTCAACATTATGGAAGGGAGGAACTTTTTGTCTGGAAACTTTCAACCATATTTACTTGCAATAAAATCGTGCGAACAGtgtggagaatggaaacTGGCGACTAAAATATTACGTATGGCCCAATGTTATAATGGGTATTGCACAATAGAATTGTATAACGCTGTATTGTTGGTTTGTTCCATAGCCCAAGAATGGGAAACAATGTTGTCATTATGCGAAGAAATTGAAGCTAAAAGCTCGAAGGAAATGAAAGATGATGGAAGAAATGTTTTATTACAACTGAATGGAGACACAATTGCATATATGATGATGTGCTATTATCACACAGATGAAGTAAAAAAGCTAAAATCGCTCTCAGCTCTATGCGTACCGGATACACGACTATTAGTAAAGATTAGAAATGCTATATCTACCTAG